A genomic region of Leptolyngbya sp. NIES-2104 contains the following coding sequences:
- the dxs gene encoding 1-deoxy-D-xylulose-5-phosphate synthase has protein sequence MHLSELTHPNQLHGLSIFQLQQIARQIREKHLQTVAAIGGHLGPGLGVVELTLALYQTLDLDRDKVIWDVGHQAYPHKLITGRYADFHTLRQKDGVAGYLKRCESKFDHFGAGHASTSISAALGMALARDAQGDNFKVAAVIGDGALTGGMALEAINHAGHLPKTNLLVVLNDNEMSISPNVGAIPRYLNKMRLSPPVQFLTDNIEEQMKNMPFSPELSRLKEGMKRLAVPKVGAVFEELGFTYMGPVDGHNLEELIATFKEAHKHPGPVLVHVATVKGKGYAIAEQDQVGYHAQTPFNLATGKAVPSNKPKPPSYSKVFGETLSKLAEDNPRILGITAAMATGTGLDIFQKRVPKQYIDVGIAEQHAVTLAAGLACEGMRPVATIYSTFLQRAYDQIVHDVCIQNLPVFFCMDRAGIVGSDGPTHQGMYDIAYLRSIPNIVLMAPKDEAELQRMLVTGINHTSSPIAMRYPRGNGYGVPLMEEGWEELPIGKAEILRQGDDLLMIGYGSMVYPAMQTAEILSEHGIEATVINARFAKPLDEELIHPLAQKIGRVVTLEEGCLPGGFGSAIVESLMDAGVVVPVTRIGVPDILVDHATPDESKAALGLTPPQMADRILKTVVKERGAIAAL, from the coding sequence ACACCTCGGTCCTGGCTTGGGTGTTGTTGAATTAACCCTCGCCCTTTATCAAACCCTAGATCTCGATCGCGACAAAGTGATCTGGGATGTCGGACACCAAGCGTACCCCCACAAGCTGATCACCGGACGCTACGCTGATTTCCACACACTCCGCCAGAAAGACGGCGTTGCGGGCTATCTGAAACGCTGCGAAAGCAAATTCGACCATTTCGGTGCAGGTCACGCCTCGACCAGCATCTCTGCCGCACTCGGTATGGCACTCGCTCGTGATGCCCAAGGCGACAATTTCAAAGTTGCCGCAGTCATCGGTGATGGCGCACTCACAGGCGGCATGGCACTCGAAGCGATCAACCACGCCGGACATTTACCGAAAACGAATCTTCTTGTCGTTCTCAACGATAACGAGATGTCGATTTCTCCCAATGTCGGCGCAATTCCCCGTTATCTGAACAAAATGCGGCTGAGTCCCCCAGTTCAATTCCTGACGGACAACATCGAAGAACAGATGAAAAACATGCCGTTCTCACCGGAGTTATCTCGTCTCAAAGAGGGCATGAAGCGTCTCGCCGTTCCCAAAGTGGGCGCTGTATTTGAAGAATTGGGCTTCACCTACATGGGTCCGGTGGACGGACACAATTTAGAAGAGCTAATCGCAACTTTTAAAGAAGCACACAAACATCCCGGTCCGGTTCTCGTTCATGTCGCAACCGTCAAAGGAAAAGGATATGCGATCGCAGAACAAGATCAAGTCGGCTACCACGCCCAAACCCCATTCAACCTTGCAACCGGAAAAGCGGTTCCCTCCAACAAGCCCAAACCCCCCAGCTATTCCAAAGTCTTCGGGGAAACCTTGAGCAAACTTGCAGAAGACAATCCCCGCATTCTTGGAATCACTGCTGCAATGGCAACCGGAACCGGACTAGACATTTTCCAAAAACGAGTTCCGAAACAATACATAGATGTGGGCATTGCAGAACAGCACGCGGTCACACTAGCGGCTGGACTCGCCTGTGAAGGAATGCGCCCCGTCGCAACGATCTATTCAACCTTCCTCCAACGTGCCTACGACCAAATCGTTCACGATGTCTGCATCCAAAACCTTCCGGTCTTTTTCTGTATGGATCGTGCAGGTATTGTCGGCTCTGACGGTCCGACCCATCAAGGAATGTACGACATTGCCTATCTCCGATCGATTCCCAACATCGTACTAATGGCTCCCAAAGACGAAGCCGAACTCCAGCGAATGCTCGTCACCGGAATCAATCACACCTCAAGCCCGATCGCAATGCGCTACCCACGCGGCAACGGTTACGGCGTTCCATTAATGGAAGAAGGCTGGGAAGAATTACCGATCGGAAAAGCCGAAATTCTCCGTCAAGGTGACGATCTTCTAATGATCGGCTACGGTTCAATGGTCTATCCCGCCATGCAAACCGCCGAAATTCTCAGCGAACATGGCATCGAAGCCACTGTAATCAATGCTCGATTTGCCAAACCGCTTGACGAAGAGTTAATTCATCCCTTAGCTCAGAAAATCGGTCGAGTGGTTACGCTGGAAGAAGGCTGTCTACCTGGAGGATTTGGAAGTGCGATCGTCGAATCCCTAATGGATGCTGGCGTAGTTGTTCCAGTTACCCGAATTGGTGTGCCTGATATTCTGGTCGATCACGCCACTCCCGATGAATCGAAGGCGGCGTTAGGATTAACTCCTCCACAAATGGCGGATCGAATTCTAAAGACGGTTGTAAAAGAACGAGGTGCGATCGCAGCACTCTAG
- a CDS encoding NYN domain-containing protein: MEERKLRDDRLAVLIDADNASANLIEPLLEEVAKYGTANVKRTYGDWTQSQLKGCKEKLHIYAIQPIQQYSHTSGKNATDSALIIDAMDLLYTGNFDGFCLVSSDSDFTRLACRLRESGLFVYGFGRKQTPAPFQKACDKFTYTEILGGQEESCTTFGVKPNGEEELVQTVLVKNGQPKKEQETSKQEESSKPASKTARLRQDKKLINLLRRAYEAASGEDGLANLGAFGSQINKISPSFDSRNYDYSKLGALIRDIGLFEVQEVASENNPVSKILYIKLKS; encoded by the coding sequence ATGGAAGAGAGAAAACTGAGAGACGATCGACTAGCTGTTCTAATCGATGCAGATAACGCAAGCGCAAACTTGATCGAGCCACTTCTGGAAGAAGTCGCTAAGTATGGAACCGCAAATGTGAAACGGACATACGGCGACTGGACACAGAGTCAGTTGAAAGGCTGCAAGGAAAAATTGCACATTTACGCGATTCAGCCGATTCAGCAGTACAGCCATACGTCTGGCAAGAATGCAACAGACAGCGCTCTGATTATTGATGCAATGGATTTGCTGTATACAGGCAATTTTGATGGCTTTTGCTTAGTGTCCAGTGACAGCGATTTCACAAGGCTTGCTTGTCGATTAAGAGAATCTGGACTGTTCGTATATGGGTTTGGGCGAAAACAAACGCCTGCACCCTTTCAGAAAGCCTGCGATAAGTTTACGTACACTGAAATCTTAGGTGGGCAGGAGGAATCTTGTACAACGTTTGGGGTAAAGCCTAACGGTGAAGAAGAGCTGGTACAAACCGTCTTAGTAAAGAACGGACAGCCAAAAAAGGAGCAAGAGACGAGCAAGCAAGAGGAGAGTAGTAAGCCTGCCTCTAAAACTGCTCGGTTGCGGCAGGACAAGAAATTGATTAATTTACTGCGGCGTGCTTATGAAGCTGCCTCAGGAGAAGACGGATTAGCCAATTTGGGAGCATTTGGCTCTCAGATTAATAAGATCTCACCGTCTTTTGATTCAAGAAATTACGACTACAGCAAACTTGGTGCGTTGATTCGAGATATAGGCTTATTTGAGGTTCAAGAAGTAGCAAGCGAAAATAATCCTGTCAGTAAGATTTTGTATATTAAGCTCAAGAGTTGA